One window of the uncultured Fibrobacter sp. genome contains the following:
- a CDS encoding BspA family leucine-rich repeat surface protein: MSILSKKIVALNREHLEQLIEECIKKEGLNCDLNSIDVSKVTDMSGLFYCSSFNGDISKWKVKNVTDMSEMFCGSEFNGDISKWKVSNVTNMNCMFFKSQFNGDISKWDVSNVTDMNGMFCRSKFNGNISKWKVSKVTDMSGMFLNSQFNGNISKWDVSNVTDMNCMFQFADFNGDISKWNVSKVDNMVLMFYHSKFNGDISKWNVSKEADISRMFFFSALEDSDKIPDWYKTRLWTL, from the coding sequence ATGTCTATTCTAAGTAAAAAAATCGTTGCTCTTAATCGAGAACATCTTGAACAACTTATTGAAGAATGTATTAAAAAAGAGGGTTTAAATTGCGACCTTAATTCCATTGATGTCTCTAAAGTGACCGATATGAGCGGCTTGTTCTATTGCTCTTCTTTCAATGGTGATATCAGTAAATGGAAAGTGAAAAATGTTACTGACATGAGCGAGATGTTCTGCGGTTCTGAATTTAATGGCGATATCAGCAAGTGGAAGGTGTCAAATGTTACTAATATGAACTGCATGTTCTTTAAATCGCAATTCAACGGCGATATCAGCAAATGGGATGTGTCGAATGTAACTGATATGAACGGCATGTTCTGTAGGTCTAAATTTAATGGTAACATAAGCAAGTGGAAAGTTTCGAAAGTCACCGATATGAGTGGCATGTTCCTTAATTCGCAATTCAACGGCAATATTAGCAAATGGGATGTATCGAACGTGACTGATATGAATTGCATGTTTCAATTTGCCGATTTTAATGGCGATATTAGCAAGTGGAATGTGTCAAAAGTAGACAATATGGTTTTGATGTTTTATCATTCCAAATTTAATGGCGATATTAGTAAATGGAATGTGTCTAAAGAGGCCGATATAAGCAGGATGTTCTTTTTTTCGGCTCTAGAAGATTCTGACAAAATACCTGATTGGTACAAAACTCGGCTATGGACATTGTAA